Proteins encoded together in one Muntiacus reevesi unplaced genomic scaffold, mMunRee1.1 SCAFFOLD_170, whole genome shotgun sequence window:
- the LOC136155216 gene encoding ankyrin repeat domain-containing protein 26-like isoform X4, producing the protein MAPVFEKTDSLTGGLLHANDDSVSTEVAQSDDRPARITPHEKKKVKEQINYVNDLDDLTQSSETVSEDGDMLYSMISTLQVEPLDVGCKDFGSLLKIRDAFFSYERLVDFQRSHCELLRGKIYKMKSKVRGLQNELSETKEVKSQLEHQKVEWEQELSSLRFTLKQEEEKRRNANMSYEKIREQLRRIEDKHSKEIEMKQQLEFSLRALEMELKTVRNNWNQAFAGHEETKDLLHKNHILQEEIASLRLEIDAVKSQNLEKEKNYFEDIEIVKAKSDDAQKAVKLTEEILTKTISQDTGQPHVLAAENTMLKSKLENKKENKQRLETEVKSYRSKLAAASHDHDRGQTSPRDLELAFQRAKDEWLCLQDKMESDVANLKDNSKALSQQLSTVERKFNKLKIKLQRTRDDLRVKTLTLERVQRDLHQAECQKQETEHMYQNEQGKVNEHLGKQESLEERLSQLQSENTLLRQQLDDAQNKADSKEKTVIGIQDQFQQIVRKLHAESEKQGLMLEERNKKLISERNHLKERLCQYESKKAEREADVRQLRQELADTVKKQSMSEASLEVMSRYCANLVDETQDLKNNFCQLTSQD; encoded by the exons ATGGCCCCAGTATTTGAAAAGACCGATTCGCTGACCGGTGGTCTGCTGCACGCGAATGATGACAGCGTTTCAACGGAAGTGGCTCAGAGTGATGACAG GCCTGCAAGGATAACACCGCATGAAAAGAAGAag GTCAAAGAACAAATTAATTACGTGAACGACCTGGATGACTTAACTCAGTCTTCTGAGACTGTTTCTGAGGATGGCGACATGCTTTACTCTATGATTTCCACGTTGCAAGTAGAACCTCTCGATGTGGGGTGTAAAG ATTTTGGTAGCTTGTTGAAAATTCGGGAtgcatttttttcctatgaaagaTTAGTAGATTTTCAAAGAAGTCACTGTGAACTACTTAGAggaaaaatttacaaaatgaaaagtaaggTTCGTGGGCTACAAAACGAGCTGTCAGAAACCAAAGAAGTAAAATCACAGTTAGAGCATCAGAAAGTAGAGTGGGAACAAGAGCTCAGCAGCTTGAG ATTCACCTTAAAgcaagaagaagagaagagaagaaatgctAATATGTCATATGAAAAAATTAGGGAGCAGTTAAGAAGAATAGAAGACAAACATAGTAAAGAAATTGAAATGAAACAGCAGTTAGAATTCAGTCTCCGAGCACTCGAAATGGAACTGAAGACTGTGAGAAACAATTGGAATCAG GCTTTTGCTGgtcatgaagaaacaaaagacctgttgCACAAAAACCACATTCTGCAGGAAGAAATTGCCAGCCTAAGACTGGAAATAGATGCAGTGAAAAGTCagaacctggaaaaggaaaagaactatTTTGAGGACATTGAAATTGTCAAAGCAAAGAGTGATGATGCTCAAAAGGCAGTAAAACTGACTGAGGAAATATTAACAAAGACTATATCCCAGGATACAGGCCAGCCTCATGTTCTGGCAGCTGAGAATACGATGCTAAAGTCTAAGCtggagaacaaaaaagaaaacaaacaaagactGGAAACAGAAGTGAAATCCTACCGTTCTAAACTGGCTGCTGCCTCACATGATCACGATCGAGGTCAGACATCACCAAGAGACCTGGAACTTGCCTTCCAGAGAGCAAAAGACGAGTGGTTATGCTTGCAGGACAAAATGGAGTCTGACGTGGCTAACCTAAAAGATAACAGCAAGGCACTTTCCCAGCAACTCTCTACAGTGGAGCGTAAATTCAATAAGCTAAAAATCAAGCTGCAGCGCACAAGAGATGATCTTAGAGTAAAGACCTTGACATTAGAACGTGTCCAGAGAGACCTTCACCAAGCAGAGTGTCAAAAGCAGGAAACTGAACACATGTATCAGAATGAACAAGGCAAAGTGAATGAACACCTTGGAAAGCAGGAATCCTTAGAGGAGAGATTATCTCAACTCCAGAGTGAAAACACGTTGCTCCGACAGCAACTGGATGATGCGCAAAACAAAGCCGACAGTAAAGAGAAGACAGTCATTGGCATCCAAGACCAATTTCAGCAGATCGTCAGAAAACTCCATGCCGAAAGTGAGAAACAAGGTCTGATGctagaagaaagaaacaagaagttAATCAGCGAACGGAATCATCTAAAAGAGAGACTGTGTCAGTACGAAAgtaagaaagcagaaagagaa GCAGATGTGAGACAACTTCGGCAAGAACTGGCTGACACTGTAAAAAAGCAGTCTATGTCAGAGGCTTCACTGGAAGTCATGTCACGCTATTGTGCTAACTTAGTTGATGAGACACAGGATTTAAAGAACAACTTCTGTCAACTCACAAGTCAG
- the LOC136155216 gene encoding ankyrin repeat domain-containing protein 26-like isoform X2, with protein sequence MAPVFEKTDSLTGGLLHANDDSVSTEVAQSDDRPARITPHEKKKVKEQINYVNDLDDLTQSSETVSEDGDMLYSMISTLQVEPLDVGCKDFGSLLKIRDAFFSYERLVDFQRSHCELLRGKIYKMKSKVRGLQNELSETKEVKSQLEHQKVEWEQELSSLRFTLKQEEEKRRNANMSYEKIREQLRRIEDKHSKEIEMKQQLEFSLRALEMELKTVRNNWNQAFAGHEETKDLLHKNHILQEEIASLRLEIDAVKSQNLEKEKNYFEDIEIVKAKSDDAQKAVKLTEEILTKTISQDTGQPHVLAAENTMLKSKLENKKENKQRLETEVKSYRSKLAAASHDHDRGQTSPRDLELAFQRAKDEWLCLQDKMESDVANLKDNSKALSQQLSTVERKFNKLKIKLQRTRDDLRVKTLTLERVQRDLHQAECQKQETEHMYQNEQGKVNEHLGKQESLEERLSQLQSENTLLRQQLDDAQNKADSKEKTVIGIQDQFQQIVRKLHAESEKQGLMLEERNKKLISERNHLKERLCQYESKKAEREADVRQLRQELADTVKKQSMSEASLEVMSRYCANLVDETQDLKNNFCQLTSQMRQELDRSITREVRKVEAELASDAFQVSSRRSSDGSNVYDDQLLKAKAEYQQILFEKYKI encoded by the exons ATGGCCCCAGTATTTGAAAAGACCGATTCGCTGACCGGTGGTCTGCTGCACGCGAATGATGACAGCGTTTCAACGGAAGTGGCTCAGAGTGATGACAG GCCTGCAAGGATAACACCGCATGAAAAGAAGAag GTCAAAGAACAAATTAATTACGTGAACGACCTGGATGACTTAACTCAGTCTTCTGAGACTGTTTCTGAGGATGGCGACATGCTTTACTCTATGATTTCCACGTTGCAAGTAGAACCTCTCGATGTGGGGTGTAAAG ATTTTGGTAGCTTGTTGAAAATTCGGGAtgcatttttttcctatgaaagaTTAGTAGATTTTCAAAGAAGTCACTGTGAACTACTTAGAggaaaaatttacaaaatgaaaagtaaggTTCGTGGGCTACAAAACGAGCTGTCAGAAACCAAAGAAGTAAAATCACAGTTAGAGCATCAGAAAGTAGAGTGGGAACAAGAGCTCAGCAGCTTGAG ATTCACCTTAAAgcaagaagaagagaagagaagaaatgctAATATGTCATATGAAAAAATTAGGGAGCAGTTAAGAAGAATAGAAGACAAACATAGTAAAGAAATTGAAATGAAACAGCAGTTAGAATTCAGTCTCCGAGCACTCGAAATGGAACTGAAGACTGTGAGAAACAATTGGAATCAG GCTTTTGCTGgtcatgaagaaacaaaagacctgttgCACAAAAACCACATTCTGCAGGAAGAAATTGCCAGCCTAAGACTGGAAATAGATGCAGTGAAAAGTCagaacctggaaaaggaaaagaactatTTTGAGGACATTGAAATTGTCAAAGCAAAGAGTGATGATGCTCAAAAGGCAGTAAAACTGACTGAGGAAATATTAACAAAGACTATATCCCAGGATACAGGCCAGCCTCATGTTCTGGCAGCTGAGAATACGATGCTAAAGTCTAAGCtggagaacaaaaaagaaaacaaacaaagactGGAAACAGAAGTGAAATCCTACCGTTCTAAACTGGCTGCTGCCTCACATGATCACGATCGAGGTCAGACATCACCAAGAGACCTGGAACTTGCCTTCCAGAGAGCAAAAGACGAGTGGTTATGCTTGCAGGACAAAATGGAGTCTGACGTGGCTAACCTAAAAGATAACAGCAAGGCACTTTCCCAGCAACTCTCTACAGTGGAGCGTAAATTCAATAAGCTAAAAATCAAGCTGCAGCGCACAAGAGATGATCTTAGAGTAAAGACCTTGACATTAGAACGTGTCCAGAGAGACCTTCACCAAGCAGAGTGTCAAAAGCAGGAAACTGAACACATGTATCAGAATGAACAAGGCAAAGTGAATGAACACCTTGGAAAGCAGGAATCCTTAGAGGAGAGATTATCTCAACTCCAGAGTGAAAACACGTTGCTCCGACAGCAACTGGATGATGCGCAAAACAAAGCCGACAGTAAAGAGAAGACAGTCATTGGCATCCAAGACCAATTTCAGCAGATCGTCAGAAAACTCCATGCCGAAAGTGAGAAACAAGGTCTGATGctagaagaaagaaacaagaagttAATCAGCGAACGGAATCATCTAAAAGAGAGACTGTGTCAGTACGAAAgtaagaaagcagaaagagaa GCAGATGTGAGACAACTTCGGCAAGAACTGGCTGACACTGTAAAAAAGCAGTCTATGTCAGAGGCTTCACTGGAAGTCATGTCACGCTATTGTGCTAACTTAGTTGATGAGACACAGGATTTAAAGAACAACTTCTGTCAACTCACAAGTCAG
- the LOC136155216 gene encoding ankyrin repeat domain-containing protein 26-like isoform X3: MAPVFEKTDSLTGGLLHANDDSVSTEVAQSDDRPARITPHEKKKVKEQINYVNDLDDLTQSSETVSEDGDMLYSMISTLQVEPLDVGCKDFGSLLKIRDAFFSYERLVDFQRSHCELLRGKIYKMKSKVRGLQNELSETKEVKSQLEHQKVEWEQELSSLRFTLKQEEEKRRNANMSYEKIREQLRRIEDKHSKEIEMKQQLEFSLRALEMELKTVRNNWNQAFAGHEETKDLLHKNHILQEEIASLRLEIDAVKSQNLEKEKNYFEDIEIVKAKSDDAQKAVKLTEEILTKTISQDTGQPHVLAAENTMLKSKLENKKENKQRLETEVKSYRSKLAAASHDHDRGQTSPRDLELAFQRAKDEWLCLQDKMESDVANLKDNSKALSQQLSTVERKFNKLKIKLQRTRDDLRVKTLTLERVQRDLHQAECQKQETEHMYQNEQGKVNEHLGKQESLEERLSQLQSENTLLRQQLDDAQNKADSKEKTVIGIQDQFQQIVRKLHAESEKQGLMLEERNKKLISERNHLKERLCQYESKKAEREMRQELDRSITREVRKVEAELASDAFQVSSRRSSDGSNVYDDQLLKAKAEYQQILFEKYKI; the protein is encoded by the exons ATGGCCCCAGTATTTGAAAAGACCGATTCGCTGACCGGTGGTCTGCTGCACGCGAATGATGACAGCGTTTCAACGGAAGTGGCTCAGAGTGATGACAG GCCTGCAAGGATAACACCGCATGAAAAGAAGAag GTCAAAGAACAAATTAATTACGTGAACGACCTGGATGACTTAACTCAGTCTTCTGAGACTGTTTCTGAGGATGGCGACATGCTTTACTCTATGATTTCCACGTTGCAAGTAGAACCTCTCGATGTGGGGTGTAAAG ATTTTGGTAGCTTGTTGAAAATTCGGGAtgcatttttttcctatgaaagaTTAGTAGATTTTCAAAGAAGTCACTGTGAACTACTTAGAggaaaaatttacaaaatgaaaagtaaggTTCGTGGGCTACAAAACGAGCTGTCAGAAACCAAAGAAGTAAAATCACAGTTAGAGCATCAGAAAGTAGAGTGGGAACAAGAGCTCAGCAGCTTGAG ATTCACCTTAAAgcaagaagaagagaagagaagaaatgctAATATGTCATATGAAAAAATTAGGGAGCAGTTAAGAAGAATAGAAGACAAACATAGTAAAGAAATTGAAATGAAACAGCAGTTAGAATTCAGTCTCCGAGCACTCGAAATGGAACTGAAGACTGTGAGAAACAATTGGAATCAG GCTTTTGCTGgtcatgaagaaacaaaagacctgttgCACAAAAACCACATTCTGCAGGAAGAAATTGCCAGCCTAAGACTGGAAATAGATGCAGTGAAAAGTCagaacctggaaaaggaaaagaactatTTTGAGGACATTGAAATTGTCAAAGCAAAGAGTGATGATGCTCAAAAGGCAGTAAAACTGACTGAGGAAATATTAACAAAGACTATATCCCAGGATACAGGCCAGCCTCATGTTCTGGCAGCTGAGAATACGATGCTAAAGTCTAAGCtggagaacaaaaaagaaaacaaacaaagactGGAAACAGAAGTGAAATCCTACCGTTCTAAACTGGCTGCTGCCTCACATGATCACGATCGAGGTCAGACATCACCAAGAGACCTGGAACTTGCCTTCCAGAGAGCAAAAGACGAGTGGTTATGCTTGCAGGACAAAATGGAGTCTGACGTGGCTAACCTAAAAGATAACAGCAAGGCACTTTCCCAGCAACTCTCTACAGTGGAGCGTAAATTCAATAAGCTAAAAATCAAGCTGCAGCGCACAAGAGATGATCTTAGAGTAAAGACCTTGACATTAGAACGTGTCCAGAGAGACCTTCACCAAGCAGAGTGTCAAAAGCAGGAAACTGAACACATGTATCAGAATGAACAAGGCAAAGTGAATGAACACCTTGGAAAGCAGGAATCCTTAGAGGAGAGATTATCTCAACTCCAGAGTGAAAACACGTTGCTCCGACAGCAACTGGATGATGCGCAAAACAAAGCCGACAGTAAAGAGAAGACAGTCATTGGCATCCAAGACCAATTTCAGCAGATCGTCAGAAAACTCCATGCCGAAAGTGAGAAACAAGGTCTGATGctagaagaaagaaacaagaagttAATCAGCGAACGGAATCATCTAAAAGAGAGACTGTGTCAGTACGAAAgtaagaaagcagaaagagaa
- the LOC136155216 gene encoding ankyrin repeat domain-containing protein 26-like isoform X5, which translates to MAPVFEKTDSLTGGLLHANDDSVSTEVAQSDDRPARITPHEKKKVKEQINYVNDLDDLTQSSETVSEDGDMLYSMISTLQVEPLDVGCKDFGSLLKIRDAFFSYERLVDFQRSHCELLRGKIYKMKSKVRGLQNELSETKEVKSQLEHQKVEWEQELSSLRFTLKQEEEKRRNANMSYEKIREQLRRIEDKHSKEIEMKQQLEFSLRALEMELKTVRNNWNQAFAGHEETKDLLHKNHILQEEIASLRLEIDAVKSQNLEKEKNYFEDIEIVKAKSDDAQKAVKLTEEILTKTISQDTGQPHVLAAENTMLKSKLENKKENKQRLETEVKSYRSKLAAASHDHDRGQTSPRDLELAFQRAKDEWLCLQDKMESDVANLKDNSKALSQQLSTVERKFNKLKIKLQRTRDDLRVKTLTLERVQRDLHQAECQKQETEHMYQNEQGKVNEHLGKQESLEERLSQLQSENTLLRQQLDDAQNKADSKEKTVIGIQDQFQQIVRKLHAESEKQGLMLEERNKKLISERNHLKERLCQYESKKAERED; encoded by the exons ATGGCCCCAGTATTTGAAAAGACCGATTCGCTGACCGGTGGTCTGCTGCACGCGAATGATGACAGCGTTTCAACGGAAGTGGCTCAGAGTGATGACAG GCCTGCAAGGATAACACCGCATGAAAAGAAGAag GTCAAAGAACAAATTAATTACGTGAACGACCTGGATGACTTAACTCAGTCTTCTGAGACTGTTTCTGAGGATGGCGACATGCTTTACTCTATGATTTCCACGTTGCAAGTAGAACCTCTCGATGTGGGGTGTAAAG ATTTTGGTAGCTTGTTGAAAATTCGGGAtgcatttttttcctatgaaagaTTAGTAGATTTTCAAAGAAGTCACTGTGAACTACTTAGAggaaaaatttacaaaatgaaaagtaaggTTCGTGGGCTACAAAACGAGCTGTCAGAAACCAAAGAAGTAAAATCACAGTTAGAGCATCAGAAAGTAGAGTGGGAACAAGAGCTCAGCAGCTTGAG ATTCACCTTAAAgcaagaagaagagaagagaagaaatgctAATATGTCATATGAAAAAATTAGGGAGCAGTTAAGAAGAATAGAAGACAAACATAGTAAAGAAATTGAAATGAAACAGCAGTTAGAATTCAGTCTCCGAGCACTCGAAATGGAACTGAAGACTGTGAGAAACAATTGGAATCAG GCTTTTGCTGgtcatgaagaaacaaaagacctgttgCACAAAAACCACATTCTGCAGGAAGAAATTGCCAGCCTAAGACTGGAAATAGATGCAGTGAAAAGTCagaacctggaaaaggaaaagaactatTTTGAGGACATTGAAATTGTCAAAGCAAAGAGTGATGATGCTCAAAAGGCAGTAAAACTGACTGAGGAAATATTAACAAAGACTATATCCCAGGATACAGGCCAGCCTCATGTTCTGGCAGCTGAGAATACGATGCTAAAGTCTAAGCtggagaacaaaaaagaaaacaaacaaagactGGAAACAGAAGTGAAATCCTACCGTTCTAAACTGGCTGCTGCCTCACATGATCACGATCGAGGTCAGACATCACCAAGAGACCTGGAACTTGCCTTCCAGAGAGCAAAAGACGAGTGGTTATGCTTGCAGGACAAAATGGAGTCTGACGTGGCTAACCTAAAAGATAACAGCAAGGCACTTTCCCAGCAACTCTCTACAGTGGAGCGTAAATTCAATAAGCTAAAAATCAAGCTGCAGCGCACAAGAGATGATCTTAGAGTAAAGACCTTGACATTAGAACGTGTCCAGAGAGACCTTCACCAAGCAGAGTGTCAAAAGCAGGAAACTGAACACATGTATCAGAATGAACAAGGCAAAGTGAATGAACACCTTGGAAAGCAGGAATCCTTAGAGGAGAGATTATCTCAACTCCAGAGTGAAAACACGTTGCTCCGACAGCAACTGGATGATGCGCAAAACAAAGCCGACAGTAAAGAGAAGACAGTCATTGGCATCCAAGACCAATTTCAGCAGATCGTCAGAAAACTCCATGCCGAAAGTGAGAAACAAGGTCTGATGctagaagaaagaaacaagaagttAATCAGCGAACGGAATCATCTAAAAGAGAGACTGTGTCAGTACGAAAgtaagaaagcagaaagagaa